In one Balaenoptera ricei isolate mBalRic1 chromosome 20, mBalRic1.hap2, whole genome shotgun sequence genomic region, the following are encoded:
- the LOC132354890 gene encoding asialoglycoprotein receptor 1 isoform X1 — MPGLSAHPNPPGFSPFLSLGSAQHRGTQESTLRPSASPASPTMTKEYQDLQHLDNEENDHQHRKRPPPTHSLFRRLCSGPSLILISIGLSLLLLVVVCVIGSQNSKLQEELRALRETFSNLTVSTEAKVKALSVQGGNVGRKMKSLESQLEKQQQDLSEDHSSLLLHVKHFVSDLRSLSCQMAVLQGNGSERTCCPVNWVEHEGSCYWFSRSGKPWPEAEKYCQLEDAHLVVVGSWEEQKFIQHHMGPVNTWMGLTDQNGPWKWVDGTDYESGFKNWRPEQPDDWYGHGLGGGEDCAHFTDDGRWNDDVCQRPYRWVCETQRDRDSES, encoded by the exons ATGCCAG GGCTGTCTGCGCACCCTAATCCGCCAGGCTTCAGCCCGTTTCTTAGCCTTGGATCTGCGCAGCATCGAGGGACCCAGGAGTCAACCTTGAGACCTTCAGCAa GTCCAGCCAGCCCTACCATGACAAAGGAGTATCAAGATCTTCAGCATCTGGACAACGaggagaatgaccatcagcacaGAAAAA GGCCGCCTCCTACCCACTCACTCTTTCGGCGTCTCTGCTCCGGACCCAGCCTCATCCTGATCTCCATCGGCCTTAGCCTCCTGCTGCTGGTGGTTGTCTGTGTGATCGGATCCCAGA ACTCCAAGCTGCAGGAGGAGCTGCGGGCCCTGAGAGAAACGTTCAGCAACCTCACAGTGAGCACGGAGGCCAAGGTCAAGGCCCTGAGCGTCCAGG GAGGAAATGTGGGCAGAAAGATGAAGTCCCTGGAGTCCCAGCTGGAGAAACAGCAGCAGGACCTGAGTGAAG ATCACTCCAGCTTGCTGCTCCACGTGAAGCACTTTGTGTCTGACCTGCGAAGCCTGAGCTGTCAGATGGCCGTCCTCCAGGGCAACG gctCTGAAAGGACCTGCTGCCCCGTGAACTGGGTGGAGCATGAAGGCAGCTGCTACTGGTTCTCTCGCTCGGGGAAGCCCTGGCCCGAGGCTGAGAAGTACTGCCAGCTGGAGGACGCCCACCTGGTGGTGGTGGGCTCCTGGGAGGAGCAG aaaTTTATCCAGCACCACATGGGCCCTGTGAACACCTGGATGGGCCTCACTGACCAAAACGGGCCCTGGAAATGGGTAGACGGGACGGACTATGAGTCGGGCTTCAA GAACTGGAGACCAGAGCAGCCGGACGACTGGTATGGGCACGGGCTCGGAGGAGGTGAGGACTgtgcccacttcacagatgacgGCCGCTGGAACGATGACGTCTGTCAGAGGCCCTACCGGTGGGTCTGCGAGACACAGCGGGACAGGGACAGCGAAAGCTAG
- the LOC132354890 gene encoding asialoglycoprotein receptor 1 isoform X2, with amino-acid sequence MTKEYQDLQHLDNEENDHQHRKRPPPTHSLFRRLCSGPSLILISIGLSLLLLVVVCVIGSQNSKLQEELRALRETFSNLTVSTEAKVKALSVQGGNVGRKMKSLESQLEKQQQDLSEDHSSLLLHVKHFVSDLRSLSCQMAVLQGNGSERTCCPVNWVEHEGSCYWFSRSGKPWPEAEKYCQLEDAHLVVVGSWEEQKFIQHHMGPVNTWMGLTDQNGPWKWVDGTDYESGFKNWRPEQPDDWYGHGLGGGEDCAHFTDDGRWNDDVCQRPYRWVCETQRDRDSES; translated from the exons ATGACAAAGGAGTATCAAGATCTTCAGCATCTGGACAACGaggagaatgaccatcagcacaGAAAAA GGCCGCCTCCTACCCACTCACTCTTTCGGCGTCTCTGCTCCGGACCCAGCCTCATCCTGATCTCCATCGGCCTTAGCCTCCTGCTGCTGGTGGTTGTCTGTGTGATCGGATCCCAGA ACTCCAAGCTGCAGGAGGAGCTGCGGGCCCTGAGAGAAACGTTCAGCAACCTCACAGTGAGCACGGAGGCCAAGGTCAAGGCCCTGAGCGTCCAGG GAGGAAATGTGGGCAGAAAGATGAAGTCCCTGGAGTCCCAGCTGGAGAAACAGCAGCAGGACCTGAGTGAAG ATCACTCCAGCTTGCTGCTCCACGTGAAGCACTTTGTGTCTGACCTGCGAAGCCTGAGCTGTCAGATGGCCGTCCTCCAGGGCAACG gctCTGAAAGGACCTGCTGCCCCGTGAACTGGGTGGAGCATGAAGGCAGCTGCTACTGGTTCTCTCGCTCGGGGAAGCCCTGGCCCGAGGCTGAGAAGTACTGCCAGCTGGAGGACGCCCACCTGGTGGTGGTGGGCTCCTGGGAGGAGCAG aaaTTTATCCAGCACCACATGGGCCCTGTGAACACCTGGATGGGCCTCACTGACCAAAACGGGCCCTGGAAATGGGTAGACGGGACGGACTATGAGTCGGGCTTCAA GAACTGGAGACCAGAGCAGCCGGACGACTGGTATGGGCACGGGCTCGGAGGAGGTGAGGACTgtgcccacttcacagatgacgGCCGCTGGAACGATGACGTCTGTCAGAGGCCCTACCGGTGGGTCTGCGAGACACAGCGGGACAGGGACAGCGAAAGCTAG
- the LOC132354564 gene encoding cytochrome c oxidase assembly factor 8, whose amino-acid sequence MAVSRFCPPRKSCHDWIGPPDKHSNLQPVHFYIPENESSLEQKLRELRQETQERNQQFWANQNLTFLKEKEEFIDSRLKARGLELRAESGQKATLNAEEMADFYKEFLSKNFQKHMYCNRDWYKRNLAITFFMGKVALERIWNKLRLKQKKTSN is encoded by the exons ATGGCG gtctCGAGAttctgccctccaagaaaatcttGCCATGATTGGATAGGACCCCCAGATAAACATTCAAACCTTCAACCTGTTCACTTTTACATCCCTGAAAATGAATCATCATTggaacaaaagttaagagaattaagACAAGAAACACAAGAACGGAACCAACAGTTCTGGGCAAACCAGAATTTGACTTTTCTAAAG gaaaaagaagaatttattGACTCAAGACTAAAAGCCAGAGGCCTGGAACTGAGAGCTGAATCAGGCCAAAAAGCAACACTGAATGCAGAAGAAATGGCTGACTTTTACAaggaatttttaagtaaaaattttcaGAAGCACATGTATTGTAACAGGGACTGGTACAAGCGTAATTTGGCCATCACCTTCTTCATGGGAAAAGTGGCCCTGGAGAGGATTTGGAACAAGCTTAGACTGAAACAAAAGAAGACCAGCAATTAG